One window of Vanessa atalanta chromosome 9, ilVanAtal1.2, whole genome shotgun sequence genomic DNA carries:
- the LOC125066469 gene encoding protein decapentaplegic isoform X2 → MRGACACAVVCALVALCAAAGLDEATRAAAEKQLLALLGLPRRPPPRNRPPPPVPRAMRLLYDEQNAFPAAAANTARSFYHTPTDLDDRFPGEHRFRLFFNISGVPSDEVARGADLKFQRAVGTTGKQRLLLYDVVRPGRRGQTEPILRLLDSIPLRPAEGIVTADALGAVRRWLKEPKHNHGLLVRVLEEDSINTNAKFPHVRVRRRTTEENEEWRAVQPLLMLYTEDERARAARELGETRLTRNKRATQRKGHRAHHRRKEAREICQRRPLFVDFADVGWSDWIVAPQGYDAYYCQGDCPFPLADHLNGTNHAIVQTLVNSVNPAAVPKACCVPTQLSSISMLYMDEVNNVVLKNYQDMMVVGCGCR, encoded by the coding sequence ATGCGTGGGGCGTGCGCGTGCGCGGTGGTGTGCGCGTTGGTGGCGCTTTGCGCGGCCGCGGGGTTGGACGAGGCGACGCGCGCCGCCGCCGAAAAGCAGTTGCTTGCGCTGCTGGGACTGCCACGCCGGCCGCCACCTCGCAATCGGCCGCCTCCGCCTGTGCCCCGCGCCATGCGCCTGCTGTATGATGAACAAAACGCTTTTCCCGCCGCAGCGGCCAACACGGCGCGGTCTTTCTACCATACGCCCACCGATCTCGATGACCGCTTCCCGGGCGAGCATCGCTTCcgcctattttttaatataagcggTGTGCCATCCGATGAAGTCGCGCGTGGCGCGGACCTCAAGTTCCAAAGGGCCGTCGGTACGACGGGCAAGCAAAGATTGTTGCTGTATGATGTCGTGCGACCTGGGCGGCGTGGGCAAACTGAGCCCATTTTAAGACTTTTAGACTCTATACCTCTTAGGCCCGCTGAAGGCATCGTAACTGCAGATGCTTTAGGGGCGGTTCGAAGATGGCTGAAAGAGCCAAAACACAATCATGGACTATTAGTGCGTGTTTTAGAGGAAGACTCGATAAATACAAATGCAAAATTCCCCCATGTGCGAGTTCGAAGACGCACAACAGAGGAGAACGAAGAATGGCGAGCAGTTCAGCCATTACTTATGCTCTACACTGAAGATGAAAGAGCGAGAGCCGCAAGAGAACTCGGCGAGACGCGATTAACGCGAAATAAACGAGCTACGCAGCGAAAAGGTCATCGGGCTCATCATCGGCGTAAAGAAGCTCGTGAGATTTGCCAGCGACGACCACTATTCGTTGATTTCGCTGATGTTGGCTGGAGTGATTGGATCGTAGCCCCACAAGGTTACGACGCGTATTACTGCCAAGGAGACTGTCCCTTCCCGTTGGCGGATCATTTAAACGGCACAAATCATGCGATCGTGCAGACTCTTGTTAACTCAGTGAACCCCGCAGCGGTGCCAAAAGCGTGTTGCGTTCCTACGCAACTTTCTTCTATATCAATGTTATATATGGACGAAGTGAACAATGTGGTGCTTAAAAATTATCAAGACATGATGGTAGTTGGTTGTGGTTGCCGATGA